The Pyrus communis chromosome 2, drPyrComm1.1, whole genome shotgun sequence genome includes a window with the following:
- the LOC137725122 gene encoding berberine bridge enzyme-like D-2 → MAESYRSMIEPPILFMIMCLLVPCLAELPADQITSCLTLRDINNFTTFPNKENESAAYYKLLNFSIQNLRFADPAIPKPVAIILPDSVEQLINSVSCSRQGLVEIRVRSGGHSYEGTSSVAADGAPFVIIDMMNLNGVMVDLETETAWVEGGATLGETYHAIAQASNVHGFSAGSCPTVGAGGHIAGGGFGLMSRKYGVAADNVVDALLVDANGQLLDRQGMGEDVFWAIRGGGGGVFGIVYAWKIQLLKVPQVVTAFVVSRAASAAGGGGHKTANGNVAKLVDKWQHVAPYLVDDFYISCFVGAGLPEVKTTVTATRSTNISATFKGFYLGSRSSAMSILNQVFPDLGIVEEECTEMSWIESIVFFSGLSKGSSVSDLRSRYLQGKGFFKAKSDYVRTPISYRGIRAAVKILEEEPKGYVILDPYGGVMYDISSEAIAFPHRKGNLFTIQYLVEWKEEDNHKRNDYIEWIRRFYNAMTEYVSWGPRAAYINYVDLDLGVMQQQHHFPLNNNLVKDDESDAVEISRDWGEKYFLKNYDRLVRAKTLIDPSNVFRNQQGIPPMSPSSSLVVLDD, encoded by the coding sequence ATGGCAGAAAGCTACCGATCCATGATTGAACCCCCTATCTTGTTTATGATCATGTGCCTTCTCGTTCCTTGTTTAGCTGAATTACCTGCTGACCAAATCACTTCTTGTTTGACTCTTCGTGACATTAACAACTTTACCACATTCCCTAACAAGGAAAATGAGTCTGCAGCTTACTACAAGCTGCTCAATTTCTCCATCCAAAATCTTCGTTTCGCAGATCCCGCCATTCCTAAGCCGGTAGCCATTATACTTCCCGATAGCGTTGAGCAGCTAATAAACTCTGTATCATGCTCTCGACAAGGGTTGGTGGAAATAAGAGTGAGGAGTGGTGGACACAGCTACGAAGGGACATCATCCGTTGCTGCAGACGGAGCTCCATTTGTGATCATCGACATGATGAACTTGAATGGTGTGATGGTGGATTTGGAAACCGAAACTGCATGGGTAGAAGGAGGTGCAACGCTGGGTGAGACGTACCATGCAATTGCCCAAGCAAGCAATGTTCATGGGTTCTCAGCCGGGTCATGCCCAACTGTAGGAGCTGGAGGCCATATTGCCGGCGGTGGATTCGGACTCATGTCGAGGAAATACGGGGTTGCAGCCGATAACGTGGTGGATGCACTACTTGTTGATGCAAACGGACAATTGTTAGACCGACAAGGCATGGGAGAGGATGTGTTTTGGGCTATTAGAGGAGGTGGTGGGGGTGTTTTCGGGATTGTCTATGCTTGGAAAATCCAATTGTTGAAGGTGCCACAAGTCGTAACTGCTTTCGTAGTATCTAGAGCTGCTTCTGCTGCTGGAGGAGGCGGCCACAAAACAGCTAATGGTAATGTTGCAAAGCTGGTAGACAAGTGGCAACACGTCGCACCTTACCTGGTAGACGATTTCTACATTTCGTGCTTTGTCGGCGCTGGGTTGCCGGAGGTCAAGACTACTGTTACTGCTACTCGGAGTACTAATATATCAGCTACGTTCAAAGGGTTTTATCTGGGTTCAAGAAGCAGCGCCATGTCCATACTAAACCAAGTTTTTCCCGACTTGGGTATTGTAGAAGAAGAGTGCACGGAAATGAGTTGGATTGAGTCCATAGTATTCTTCTCCGGCCTGAGTAAGGGAAGCTCAGTGTCCGACTTGAGAAGTCGATATCTGCAAGGAAAGGGATTTTTCAAAGCAAAATCGGATTACGTGAGGACACCAATTTCTTATAGGGGCATAAGGGCAGCCGTGAAAATACTTGAGGAGGAGCCGAAAGGGTACGTGATCTTAGACCCTTATGGTGGAGTTATGTATGATATAAGCAGCGAAGCCATTGCTTTTCCTCACAGAAAAGGCAACCTTTTTACGATTCAGTACCTGGTGGAAtggaaagaagaagataatCACAAAAGAAATGACTACATAGAATGGATAAGAAGATTCTACAATGCAATGACAGAGTATGTTTCATGGGGCCCAAGGGCTGCTTATATCAACTACGTTGACCTCGACCTTGGAGTGATGCAGCAGCAGCATCATTTTCCTTTAAACAATAATTTGGTTAAGGATGATGAATCGGATGCTGTGGAAATTTCCAGGGATTGGGGTGAAAAGTACTTCTTGAAAAACTACGACAGATTGGTTAGAGCAAAAACACTTATTGATCCAAGCAACGTTTTCAGAAATCAACAAGGGATTCCTCCAATGTCGCCTTCTTCGTCTTTGGTGGTGCTCGATGACTAG